A window of Zingiber officinale cultivar Zhangliang chromosome 5A, Zo_v1.1, whole genome shotgun sequence contains these coding sequences:
- the LOC121983169 gene encoding uncharacterized protein LOC121983169: protein MGVDSWFLEELAMDASLPSLWGFHESMEELKQKLLCTTLELEAVKANAKEEMRKSEQSIDQLLKLLQVVTHERDEARSQLELLLSKLKQIPRTRELRLSPMPDCVTGECGSSSSPVGSPELPSVKLVAGGATHTGRSDHSDAGAVMDWLAMNRPLPQKGKLLQAVMEAGPTLQTLLLAGPLPRWRNPPPLQQAFQVPPAAVKVPIPAVLNLAMKRPTALVAPGTNMDAKRQRTHCM, encoded by the exons ATGGGTGTGGATTCCTGGTTCCTGGAAGAGCTCGCCATGGATGCGAGCCTGCCTTCGCTCTGGGGCTTCCATGAG AGCATGGAGGAGCTGAAGCAGAAGCTGCTGTGCACGACTCTGGAGCTGGAAGCAGTGAAAGCGAACGCCAAGGAGGAGATGAGGAAGAGCGAGCAGAGCATCGATCAGCTGCTGAAGCTACTCCAAGTGGTCACCCACGAGAGAGACGAAGCTAGAAGTCAGCTCGAGCTCCTGCTCTCGAAGCTCAAGCAGATCCCTAGAACAAGAGAGCTCCGCCTCTCCCCCATGCCGGACTGCGTCACCGGCGAATGCGGCTCCTCCTCCTCCCCCGTCGGATCGCCGGAATTGCCGAGCGTTAAGCTTGTCGCCGGCGGCGCGACCCACACGGGGAGATCCGATCACAGCGATGCAGGCGCAGTGATGGATTGGCTGGCCATGAACAGGCCGCTGCCGCAGAAGGGGAAGCTCTTGCAGGCTGTTATGGAAGCGGGGCCCACGCTGCAGACGCTGCTGCTCGCGGGGCCACTGCCCCGGTGGAGGAATCCGCCGCCACTGCAGCAGGCGTTTCAGGTTCCTCCTGCGGCTGTGAAAGTACCCATTCCGGCGGTGTTGAATTTGGCGATGAAGAGACCAACGGCCCTGGTTGCGCCGGGCACGAACATGGATGCCAAGAGACAGAGAACTCACTGCATGTGA